Proteins from a genomic interval of Nematostella vectensis chromosome 12, jaNemVect1.1, whole genome shotgun sequence:
- the LOC5520660 gene encoding uncharacterized protein LOC5520660 — protein sequence MHKLLVNLVFFHLSVIAKADKCDQQQLTKSGFYLKNHKYDAKKVSNLLECLKLCITDPKCITINFSLFDKECELNNDSGMGWQLVKLPHSIHGILKKKERKASSCNQLKKSFPLLKYGYYDVIVNGKERNMYCDMDNFGGGWSLVVSISKSSHAHLQSFEIDCQDVLKCVPFPESPFPAKKLSDEDIRVLASDGEGTFRVDVVNGPATNNISVFYQIPSGAQNFNSSCSGATARELVVLTLNAHE from the exons ATGCACAAACTTCTGGTAAACCTGGTATTTTTTCACTTGTCAGTGATCGCTAAGGCTGATAAATGTGATCAGCAACAGTTGACCAAATCTGGCTTTTATTTGAAGAACCACAAATACGACGCGAAAAAAGTCTCCAATCTTCTGGAGTGTTTGAAACTCTGTATCACTGATCCGAAGTGTATAACTATCAACTTCAGCTTGTTTGACAAGGAATGCGAGTTGAATAATGATAGTGGAATGGGATGGCAGTTGGTGAAGCTACCACACTCAATCCACGGCATTCTCAAAAAG AAGGAACGGAAAGCGTCTTCGTGCAACCAACTAAAGAAATCCTTCCCTCTTTTGAAGTACGGTtattatgacgtcatagtCAATGGAAAAGAGAGGAATATGTACTGTGACATGGACAACTTTG GTGGTGGATGGAGTCTGGTGGTGTCGATCAGTAAATCAAGCCACGCCCATTTACAAAGCTTCGAGATAGATTGCCAAGACGTTTTGAAGTGTGTGCCATTTCCTGAATCTCCCTTCCCGGCCAAGAAGCTTTCAGATGAAGACATCCGAGTATTGGCGAGTGACGGTGAAG GAACCTTTCGTGTTGATGTTGTTAACGGGCCGGCGACCAATAATATTTCAGTTTTCTATCAG ATTCCTTCTGGAGCTCAAAACTTTAACTCCTCCTGCAGTGGGGCTACTGCACGGGAACTGGTTGTGTTGACGCTGA
- the LOC116603905 gene encoding uncharacterized protein LOC116603905, which produces MHKLLVNLVFFHLSVIAKADKCDQQQLTKYGFYLKNHKYDAKKVSNLLECLKLCITDPKCITINFILFDKECELNKDSGMGWGLVKLPHSIHGILKKEKKASSCNQLKKSYPLLKSGYYDVIVNGKERNVYCDMDNFGGGWSLVVSISKSSHAHLQSFEIDCQDVLKCVPFPESPFPAKKLSDEDIRALASDGEGTFRVDVVNGPATNNISVFYQIPYGAQNFNSACSGATCTGTGCVDAECPRVIISHSHPYVWESNCRGIDVGYLLAGLQHKVFDGRDNAECGSHWYSSKYTHSDVRALYGYTTPGIYLKREGVLFVK; this is translated from the exons ATGCACAAACTTCTGGTAAACCTGGTATTTTTTCACTTGTCAGTGATCGCTAAGGCTGATAAATGTGATCAGCAACAGTTGACCAAATATGGCTTTTATTTGAAGAACCACAAATACGACGCGAAAAAAGTCTCCAATCTTCTGGAGTGTTTGAAACTCTGTATCACTGATCCGAAGTGTATAACTATCAACTTCATCTTGTTTGACAAGGAATGCGAGTTGAATAAGGATAGTGGAATGGGATGGGGGTTGGTGAAGCTACCACACTCAATCCACGGCATTCTCAAAAAG GAAAAGAAAGCGTCTTCGTGCAACCAACTAAAGAAATCCTACCCTCTTTTGAAGTCCGgttattatgacgtcatcgtcaATGGAAAAGAGAGGAATGTGTACTGTGACATGGACAACTTTG GTGGTGGATGGAGTCTGGTGGTGTCGATCAGTAAATCAAGCCACGCCCATTTACAAAGCTTCGAGATAGATTGCCAAGACGTTTTGAAGTGTGTGCCATTTCCTGAATCTCCCTTCCCGGCCAAGAAGCTTTCAGATGAGGACATCCGAGCATTGGCGAGTGACGGTGAAG GAACCTTTCGTGTTGATGTTGTTAACGGGCCGGCGACCAATAATATTTCAGTTTTCTATCAG ATTCCTTATGGAGCTCAAAACTTTAACTCCGCCTGCAGTGGGGCTACATGCACGGGAACTGGTTGTGTTGACGCTGA ATGCCCACGAGTAATCATTTCCCACTCGCATCCTTATGTGTGGGAGTCAAATTGCAGAGGAATCGACGTTGGATATTTACTCGCTGGCCTCCAGCATAAAG TTTTTGATGGTCGCGACAATGCTGAATGTGGCTCTCACTGGTATTCTTCTAAATATACACATTCTG atGTGCGTGCCCTTTATGGCTACACCACGCCTGGCATCTACTTAAAGAGGGAAGGTGTCCTGTTCGTAAAGTGA
- the LOC116618430 gene encoding uncharacterized protein LOC116618430 translates to MHKLLVNLVFFHLSVIAKADKCDQQQLTKYGFYLKNHKYDAKKVSNLLECLKLCITDPKCITINFILFDKECELNKDSGMGWGLVKLPHSIHGILKKEKKASSCNQLKKSYPLLKSGYYDVIVNGKERNVYCDMDNFGGGWSLVVSISKSSHAHLQSFEIDCQDVLKCVPFPESPFPAKKLSDEDIRALASDGEGTFRVDVVNGPATNNISVFYQIPYGAQNFNSACSGATCTGTGCVDAECPRVIISHSHPYVWESNCRGIDVGYLLAGLQHKVFDGRDNAECGSHWYSSKYTHSDVRALYGYTTPGIYLKREGVLFVK, encoded by the exons ATGCACAAACTTCTGGTAAACCTGGTATTTTTTCACTTGTCAGTGATCGCTAAGGCTGATAAATGTGATCAGCAACAGTTGACCAAATATGGCTTTTATTTGAAGAACCACAAATACGACGCGAAAAAAGTCTCCAATCTTCTGGAGTGTTTGAAACTCTGTATCACTGATCCGAAGTGTATAACTATCAACTTCATCTTGTTTGACAAGGAATGCGAGTTGAATAAGGATAGTGGAATGGGATGGGGGTTGGTGAAGCTACCACACTCAATCCACGGCATTCTCAAAAAG GAAAAGAAAGCGTCTTCGTGCAACCAACTAAAGAAATCCTACCCTCTTTTGAAGTCCGgttattatgacgtcatcgtcaATGGAAAAGAGAGGAATGTGTACTGTGACATGGACAACTTTG GTGGTGGATGGAGTCTGGTGGTGTCGATCAGTAAATCAAGCCACGCCCATTTACAAAGCTTCGAGATAGATTGCCAAGACGTTTTGAAGTGTGTGCCATTTCCTGAATCTCCCTTCCCGGCCAAGAAGCTTTCAGATGAGGACATCCGAGCATTGGCGAGTGACGGTGAAG GAACCTTTCGTGTTGATGTTGTTAACGGGCCGGCGACCAATAATATTTCAGTTTTCTATCAG ATTCCTTATGGAGCTCAAAACTTTAACTCCGCCTGCAGTGGGGCTACATGCACGGGAACTGGTTGTGTTGACGCTGA ATGCCCACGAGTAATCATTTCCCACTCGCATCCTTATGTGTGGGAGTCAAATTGCAGAGGAATCGACGTTGGATATTTACTCGCTGGCCTCCAGCATAAAG TTTTTGATGGTCGCGACAATGCTGAATGTGGCTCTCACTGGTATTCTTCTAAATATACACATTCTG atGTGCGTGCCCTTTATGGCTACACCACGCCTGGCATCTACTTAAAGAGAGAAGGTGTCCTGTTCGTAAAGTGA